A segment of the Symmachiella macrocystis genome:
AGACCTGCGCCCGCAAGGGGATCACATTTCACTATGTCTCCGGCAGCCCTTGGCAACTCTATCTCCCCTTGCTGGAGTTTTTTGATGCCGAGAAATTACCGCGAGGCTCGTTCGCGCTGAAACATTTTCGTCTCAAGAATCCCAGCACGGCAGCGGACATGCTCCGCTCTCCCCAGGAGGCCAAACTCAACGCGATCGAACAAATCCTGGCCGCTTATCCCCAGCGTCGTTTTTTGCTGATCGGTGATTCGGGCGAGAAGGATCCAGAGATTTATAGTGCCACAGCCCAATCGCATCCCGAGCAGGTCGTCGGGATTTTTATCCGGAACGTAACCAACGACCAACTTAGCGACACCCGTTTTCAAAAAGTAACCAAAGAGTTAGGGAAGATTCCCTTCCGGCTATTCACTGACCCCAACGAATTGTCTCTCGATATCGAAGCCATCAATCGCGACCATGGAACCCCCAGCACCCCGCCTGCCCGCTGACTTGTCGCGGCCTGGGCTTTGTCTCATCGGACACATATCGACTACAAAGGCGCACTTGAAACATGTCGACACGGACCCCGGCGAATGACGCACACTCAACGTCGTCCAGTCTGATCTCGCGCATACGACGTCAAGAACCGACGGCGTGGGCACGGCTGTCGGAATTGTACGGCCCGCTGGTCTATCATTGGTGCCGCCGCACTGGCCTGGCAGCTGAAGATTCCGCCGACGTGGTGCAGGACGTGTTTCGTGCCGTTTCGATAGCGATCGAAAGTTTCCACGACTATCGCGACGGCGACACCTTTCGCGGTTGGCTGTGGACGATCACCCGCAACAAAATCCGCGACTTCGCCCGCAATCAACACGGCAAACCCCAAGCCGCCGGCGGTACAGCCGCGCATGCGCAACTGATCGAAGTCCCTGACCGCGAACCCGACACCGAAGAAGGCAGCCCAACCTCACCGCCGGTCAATCGCCTCATCCACCGCGCTTTAGAAATGATCCGCAACGAATTCCAAGAAAGCACCTGGAACGCTTTCCGCCTGACCGCCCTAGAAGGCTGTAGCGCCCCCCAAGCCGCAAAAGAATTAGGCAGCACCCCCCAAGCCGTCCGTCAGGCAAAGTCACGCGTCCTACGGCGGTTGCGGGCGGAGTTGGGGGAGTTGGAGTGAAGGGCCAATAATCCGGCTTTCAGTTTCGAATACAGGAAAATCGCATTTTTCGAATCGAAGCCTATTCGATAGTACAGACCGAATTCGATGAAGCGAGAACAGCCTGACAATTCCTGAAACTCATCACCCCGAGGTCACAGGTTCGAATCCTGCTCGCTCTATTAAACGCACGCCGTCGAACTCAAATCGACCCGCGTGGGCCACCACACAACCGGGCGATCTGTGGGTCCTGGGCGAGCACCGATTGCTGTGCGGCGACAGCGCCGATGCCGCCGACGAGGACCGCTTGCTGAATGGCGCTCCCATTCAACTGGTGAATACCGACCCGCCCTACAACGTGAACGTTGAGCCTCGCTCCAATAACGCCATCGCTGCCGGGCTCTATTCCTTCTCGGCCAACAATAAAACAGCCACGCAGACGAAACTCCGCGCAAAGGACCGACCGCTGGCAAACGATTTCGTATCGGACGATGACTTCAACTGGCTCGCTTATACGGGAGTCATGCTTTGCATCGCATTATTCGATGTCTCCCCTAGATTATTTCCTCTATAGCTTCAGGGAGAATAGTCATGACCAACAACATTAGCCTGGATAGTCTACATATGGAGCAATATTGATAGCGGGCGATTGAGAGCAGCCGAAGTCGCCTAACGGACAGGAAGACTGGTAATGAGCCCGGTACGCTGATTTGGCCCACCATGAAATGCTTCCGCTCTCGCACGGAATTGACGCAGCGGCTATGATGTTTATGTGCCGAAAACTTTTCGTGTCATAGTCGAATGACTGTAAAGTAAGACTCACGAACAACGAGGTTGCTGGATGCTAGAGTTTGTTGATTCCTGGGCAGGGTTTCACGACCGAGTGTCGCGGCGTGAGGTGCTCACGCTCGGGGGAATTGGCGCGCTGTCTTTGACCGGTATGGCTGCCAACGCAGCTGCTGAAGAATCCTCGTCGCGAGGCACTGCGAAGCGCTTGATTTTTCTATCGCTCTTTGGCGGACCTCCGCATCAGGAGACCTACGACATCCAGGAAGACGCTCCGGCGGATTTTCGTGGAGAGTTTCAATCAATCGCCACAACGCAGCCCGGTTTTCGGATTTGTGAATACATGCCCAAGCTGGCTAAGCTGGCGCACATGTATACTGTCATCCGTTCCATGACACATCCAGACAACGGTCACGAGTCGGCTTACTATGCGTTGATGACCGGTCGTCCTTATCCGCAGCCCAATACGGCCAATGCGAGACCCGCTCCGACTGATTTCCCCAGCTATGGTTCCGCGATTAGCTACTTGAGGCCAATACAAAAACCGGTTCCCAGCTTCGTGCTCACCGGAGGGTTGATCTCGACACACATCGGCCAAACCGGCGGCTTCCTGGGACAAAGTTGGGCACCTTATGTCCTCAAACAGGACGCCAACGAGCCGGATTTCAAAGTGCCCGAATTCACACTACTGGACGACATTCCACTGCAGAGACTTGATCGCCGTCAGGGACTGCTTGACAGTTTAAGTACACGCGAAAATGCCTCGAAACAACGACCGGGCGCGAGCAGCTTCGCGACCTACCAGGAACGAGCGTTTGATATATTAACGAGCGCCCGTACGCGGGCAGCCTTTAATATCGAAGCGGAGTCGCCGGCTACGCGGGCCGCTTATGGGGATCATCCTTTTGGTCAGAATGTATTGTTATCTCGTCGTTTAGTGGAGGCAGGCGTACCTGTTGTGCAGGTGAATTATCGCAATCGCGGTGATGGCGGTCTGGATACGCACCACGACAATTTCAACATCTGTAAAGGCCATCTGCTCCCGAAGCTGGATGGTTGCATTTCGGCATTGCTGATCGACCTGGAAGAGCGTGGCCTGCTCGACGAAACATTGGTCGTGGCCTCGGGGGAATTTGGTCGCACACCAAGAATCAATCATGATGCCGGCCGCGACCACTGGGGAGGCTGTTGCTCGCTATTAATTGCCGGAGGTGGCATCAAACGGGGATACCTCTATGGATCGTCGAATCGGACGGGTGCCTATCCAGCAACTGACCCGATCGGCCCCTGGGATCTGTATGCCACGATCATGCATTGTTGTGGTGTCGACCCTGGTGCCATGATTCATGATAGCGCGGGCCGCCCGCATCGCCTTTGTGAAGGGGCGGTCATCGAAAACGTTTTACAGAAATCATAGAGCTGAAATGACATCGCGCCCCACACGGATAAACAGCAAAGATCGCACGACGCTGATCCACATTCCCGGTGGTGAATTCATCATGGGAAGTGATGAGTTTTCCGTTGAGCGACCACCACATCGCGTGCAGGTTTCGCCGTTTTGGATGGGACGTACCTCAGTCAGCAACGCGCAGTTTCGACAGTTCCTGAAAGAAACAAACGGGACGCCATCGGAGTATGACAGCAAAGCACTCTATGATCATGCGGACCAACCGGTCGTGGGTGTGACCTGGGAAGAAGCGGCGGCATATTGTCGTTGGGCCGGCGGACGTTTGCCGAGCGAAGCGGAGTGGGAATTCGCGGCACGTGGCAACGACGGAAGACGCTACCCATGGGGTGATGAAGAGCCCAACCCAGGCCGAGCAGTTTACGGTCGCATCTTCGGCAAGGGAGGGAAACCGGAGGCGGTGGGGGCGACGCCCGGGGATGTCAGCCCCTTTGGGATTCTGGACATGGCAGGAAACGTCATGGAATGGTGCAGCGATTGGTACGGTCCCTATCCGACTGATTCCGAATCGCCGCTGATCGATCCGATCGGGCCTGCCGCGGGGACCAAGCGGATCCTGAGGGGCGGCTGTTGGAACTTCCAGGCTACCTCCTTACGGGCAACGGGGCGGTGGCCAACCGTCCCCTCACTTCAAAGGGGAACGGAACATAATGGCATTCGTTTGGTCGTTGATGTCAATGATCGGCATGATGGTTAACATAACCAAACAGGCCTGGATTTGCGGGTAACCTATCCTGAAGAGAATATGGGGAACCTAGTCTTTATGAGGCTGGCATACGTTCATCAGCTATCTGCTGTCAGGTAATCGCACGTTGGCCGAAGTCCGCGCGGAGGTGGGTCATGCGAGTCTATTTACTACCATCGCGTGTCTGCATGTAGCCATCGACGATGAAGGGAGGCCGGGGGATTTGATTGGGTTTGCGTAATCCGCTCGATCTGATTGGGTAGAAGGGTTTACAGCCTCTTGATCCGAGCAAGGGCACTATCAAATCTGAAACGCGACGGGTGTTCGGCACGTAACCTCGATCTACTGCTCTCGCAGCATTGAGTACGCGATAACGGCTGCCATGACGATCAGAAACCCAATGAATACCCCCCACCCTGTCTTCGCGGGTAGTGCCTCTCCGGCGACTGACTCCGACGAGTTCTTCCTGAACACCGAAGGCAAGAGAGCAAGGCCGACGAGGCCCAATAAGCCAGCGATAATACCGGCCGTACTTTTGGGATACCCCATACTTGGCGATGTGAAATAGTAGAACACGCCTGCAGAAACGGTGAGTAGGAAGATAACCAGTATGGCTAAGTTTACCCAGCGACTCACGATGATCCCCTGCTTGATTACCGAGGCAAATTGTCCACCTGTAGTTTGGGTGAGAAACTTATAAGACGCAAGTAGAAACCGAACATGCGTAAGGTTTCTTCACGCGGCTGAACGTCGCCTACAATTTTACCCGCATCGTGAGGGCTAGGCCACTGGTCGGCCCGTTTGGCTGCAGGCTCTTTCGTGGCCGGTTTCGTTGCGGCCTTTTTCCCTGCTACCGGTTTCCGCTTCGTAGTCTTCTTGGTCGTTCGCTTCGTGGTCATATCTGTGTCCCTTCGTGAATCGGGTGTCATGCCAGTCCGGCGGCCAACATCTCCGCCGGGATTAGGGCAGTCAGTTAACTCGTTTGGCGACGGACCTCCAGCGCTGTATGGCAGGTATTTCCACAAAATCGGGTTCACGCGAGAACCGTATGAAGCAGTCGCTGTTTGGTCCGTGGTGAAGAGCGCGGATTTCGCCCAGACGTTAATGCTGCGGTTGGCGGGCGCTGCCACATCGGCCGATCCTTGTCGCGTACGGCCCCCGACCTATTTTTTTCTCTGAAGCTCGACAGGCCTTATCACGGCAAAGGGTTAAGGACGGGTTCGAAAGACGTGAAATGGTGGGTGCGGTTTTGTGGCGTTGGCTTGTATTTGCATCGGCAGTTCTCAAACACTTTCGCGGCTCTATTGCACAACGTATGCAAATGCACTTAAATGACACCACAGGGCTGCCCTGCTGGAGGTCCATGCCGAGCGTTTAAACTTGGCCGGGTCTTCACTGGTAACGACAGACGTCGGTTAAGCAGCGCGTCACTCAATTTCAGATTTCGATATTGGCTCATCGCACACACGCAAATCACTCTTTGAATTCAACGAATCATGACAGAAATACCAAACACAGCATCCCTTCCACGTCTCCCGGTCACCGTGTTGAGCGGGTTCCTTGGTGCTGGAAAGACGACTTTGCTCAACCACATCCTGGCAAACCGCGACGGCATTAAAGTCGCCGTGATCGTCAATGACATGAGCGAAGTCAATATTGACGCGACTCTGGTTCGCGACGGGGGGGCCAACCTGTCGCGAACCGATGAGCGACTTGTGGAAATGACCAATGGCTGCATCTGCTGCACGTTGCGCGAGGACTTGTTGATCGAGGTGTCTCGCTTGGCCCGGGAGAATCGCTTTGATTATCTGCTGATCGAATCGACGGGGATCAGCGAGCCGATGCCCGTGGCAGAGACGTTTACTTTCGAAGATGAAGAGGGGCATAGCCTGTCGCAGGTTGCGGATCTCGACACAATGGT
Coding sequences within it:
- a CDS encoding formylglycine-generating enzyme family protein — its product is MTSRPTRINSKDRTTLIHIPGGEFIMGSDEFSVERPPHRVQVSPFWMGRTSVSNAQFRQFLKETNGTPSEYDSKALYDHADQPVVGVTWEEAAAYCRWAGGRLPSEAEWEFAARGNDGRRYPWGDEEPNPGRAVYGRIFGKGGKPEAVGATPGDVSPFGILDMAGNVMEWCSDWYGPYPTDSESPLIDPIGPAAGTKRILRGGCWNFQATSLRATGRWPTVPSLQRGTEHNGIRLVVDVNDRHDG
- a CDS encoding DUF1501 domain-containing protein, producing the protein MLEFVDSWAGFHDRVSRREVLTLGGIGALSLTGMAANAAAEESSSRGTAKRLIFLSLFGGPPHQETYDIQEDAPADFRGEFQSIATTQPGFRICEYMPKLAKLAHMYTVIRSMTHPDNGHESAYYALMTGRPYPQPNTANARPAPTDFPSYGSAISYLRPIQKPVPSFVLTGGLISTHIGQTGGFLGQSWAPYVLKQDANEPDFKVPEFTLLDDIPLQRLDRRQGLLDSLSTRENASKQRPGASSFATYQERAFDILTSARTRAAFNIEAESPATRAAYGDHPFGQNVLLSRRLVEAGVPVVQVNYRNRGDGGLDTHHDNFNICKGHLLPKLDGCISALLIDLEERGLLDETLVVASGEFGRTPRINHDAGRDHWGGCCSLLIAGGGIKRGYLYGSSNRTGAYPATDPIGPWDLYATIMHCCGVDPGAMIHDSAGRPHRLCEGAVIENVLQKS
- a CDS encoding RNA polymerase sigma factor; its protein translation is MSTRTPANDAHSTSSSLISRIRRQEPTAWARLSELYGPLVYHWCRRTGLAAEDSADVVQDVFRAVSIAIESFHDYRDGDTFRGWLWTITRNKIRDFARNQHGKPQAAGGTAAHAQLIEVPDREPDTEEGSPTSPPVNRLIHRALEMIRNEFQESTWNAFRLTALEGCSAPQAAKELGSTPQAVRQAKSRVLRRLRAELGELE